A section of the Oncorhynchus keta strain PuntledgeMale-10-30-2019 chromosome 15, Oket_V2, whole genome shotgun sequence genome encodes:
- the LOC118395113 gene encoding tiggy-winkle hedgehog protein-like, with the protein MDMMLMSIRLALVGFICLSLVSAGFACGPGRGYGKRRHPKKLKPLVYKQFIPNVAEKTLGASGKYEGKITRNSERFKDLTPNYNPDIIFKDEENTNADRLMTQRCKDKLNSLAISVMNQWPGVKLRVTEGWDEDGHHFEESLHYEGRAVDITTSDRDKNKYGMLSRLAVEAGFDWVNYESKAHIHCSVKAENSVAAKSGGCFPGSASVLLEDGRSKLVKELEVGDKVLAADKEGHIVSSDFLMFMDRDPVTSREFYVFETEKPNRKLRLTPAHLVFVTNNVTDGDMTAVFASNVKPGQQVFVVDEALDHLKAVTVERIYVEEYEGSYAPVTSQGTIIVDHVLASCYAVIEDHKWAHWAFAPVRLGHALTSLTGLVKEREEIPQRDGIDWYSDILYHIGTLLLDRNSFHPLGMSQS; encoded by the exons ATGGACATGATGCTGATGTCGATAAGACTTGCGCTTGTGGGCTTCATCTGCCTGTCTTTAGTATCCGCTGGCTTCGCCTGTGGTCCAGGTAGGGGATATGGAAAAAGAAGACATCCGAAAAAACTGAAGCCTTTGGTTTACAAGCAGTTCATTCCCAACGTGGCAGAGAAGACCCTTGGGGCCAGTGGCAAATACGAAGGGAAGATCACAAGGAACTCTGAAAGATTTAAAGACCTGACACCAAACTACAATCCTGACATTATTTTCAAAGATGAGGAAAACACTAATGCTGACAGACTTATGACACAG AGATGTAAGGACAAACTGAACTCTTTAGCTATTTCAGTCATGAATCAGTGGCCGGGAGTGAAGCTGCGCGTGACAGAAGGCTGGGACGAGGATGGACACCATTTCGAAGAATCtttacactatgaaggaaggGCTGTAGATATCACCACCTCTGACAGAGATAAAAACAAGTATGGAATGTTATCCAGGCTCGCAGTAGAGGCGGGTTTCGACTGGGTCAATTATGAATCCAAAGCCCATATTCATTGTTCTGTGAAAGCAG AAAATTCAGTTGCTGCAAAATCGGGTGGCTGCTTCCCAGGATCCGCCTCAGTTCTTCTCGAGGATGGTCGGAGCAAGCTGGTAAAGGAACTGGAGGTGGGCGACAAAGTGTTAGCTGCAGACAAAGAAGGACATATTGTATCTAGCGATTTCCTTATGTTCATGGACCGAGATCCAGTAACAAGTCGAGAATTTTATGTTTTTGAAACGGAGAAGCCCAACAGAAAGTTAAGACTGACGCCGGCACACCTTGTCTTCGTCACAAATAACGTTACGGATGGCGATATGACTGCAGTGTTTGCCAGTAATGTAAAACCTGGGCAGCAGGTGTTTGTCGTGGACGAGGCACTAGACCACCTAAAGGCAGTCACCGTGGAAAGGATTTACGTGGAAGAATACGAGGGATCTTATGCACCAGTGACTTCACAAGGAACCATCATAGTTGACCATGTTTTGGCGAGCTGTTACGCGGTAATCGAGGACCACAAATGGGCGCATTGGGCCTTTGCACCAGTCCGGTTGGGTCACGCGTTGACGTCTTTGACAGGTCTAGTCAAAGAGCGCGAGGAAATCCCTCAGAGAGATGGAATAGACTGGTACTCAGACATTCTATACCACATAGGGACATTGCTGCTGGACAGAAACTCCTTTCATCCCCTTGGAATGTCACAAAGTTGA